Below is a window of Malus domestica chromosome 13, GDT2T_hap1 DNA.
CAACCAATGTATTGAGTTTCTGTAAAGGCTTCCACGAGTATAAACATTTTACAATTTCTGTAGATGTTCAAACTTTTTAAGAATTAACAGATAGAATTAATCAAATCTGTGACACTGAAAGCGAAACTAACTACATATCCATCAAGTTGAAGAAGTTGCTTTGGCTTTCAACTATCAATCCATGCTCAGCCAATTGGCGGGAAGCAGCCAATCTCTTGTAAATCTCCAAAACCAGTCTGCTGTCAACTAACTCGTTGCCACAAGTAGCCATTGAAACCTGATCTTGGGGTTTTGCGATCTTCTTCGCGGCAATCCTCCCGACGCCGCCGGCCTTGCCCGCCATCCGAATCGTCATGTCAACGTAACCATTATGCAACTTAGCCAAAAGCTTTATAGGGGAAACATACTTCAGCATCCCCAGCTTGGTCTTGAGCTTCCAACTCCGTTTAGGACTAGTGCTCCCTTTAGCTCCTCCGCCGAGCCTCGCAACCCTCATCTTCTTTCTGGTCTCGCCATGCAGCCTCTGGTAGCTTCTCCTCCTCCAGTACCTCTTCAAGCTGTCGTAGTACGTAGTCGGAACAATCTCCATAGTAGGATCGAATAGCTCGCAGTGGTGTTTACTTCAAATCGTCGTAGCTAGCAACTGGAACAGACGAACAAGTTGAGAGCTgatgtttttgggttttgaggtttGAGAGAGTTGTGTTAGAGAGAGGAAGCAA
It encodes the following:
- the LOC114820592 gene encoding uncharacterized protein; amino-acid sequence: MEIVPTTYYDSLKRYWRRRSYQRLHGETRKKMRVARLGGGAKGSTSPKRSWKLKTKLGMLKYVSPIKLLAKLHNGYVDMTIRMAGKAGGVGRIAAKKIAKPQDQVSMATCGNELVDSRLVLEIYKRLAASRQLAEHGLIVESQSNFFNLMDM